Genomic window (Nicotiana sylvestris chromosome 7, ASM39365v2, whole genome shotgun sequence):
actttgctttgtgcaatttggcagttggtagtaagctttgcaATACTTTCTTTTGCTTAGCAAATTTAACATTGAAAGAGCTCTGGAGGGATAaacccaaaaggaaatgaaatgcaatgatttcgAGAGTTATGAATAGAtaagaaaaaatcaaaagaagGACTGTTtgaggaagtaaaagaaaagggacttatctgagtgaagtTGCCGGcatcaatgatcatgacatgcattttggattaatctgCCTAGTCCATTCAGTCAATTCTTTTTCAATCTTCACACTTTATACTTGGGGTTCTCATAATCTGATTCCTTTGCAAATTTAACAGCCTTATTCGGCTTGCAGTGACctaaaaggttttcaccaacaaacctctcttaTTTATTTATCTCTCAACCCaccattgccttacggtgcccgtgagggttttcaccaataagactctctcatttttattttcttgatcagaatggagtgttgcccctgatatgaatcacctctgcttgctcgacttggcatctctcgaagactgatcagaaggtctttctttggaccgtaatgtgggcttttgggtagggttagaaagaaaaagtatcacaaaggctcaaaatagcttgaatgggttcaaaattataacttttggaatcaggtCTCTTACAGcaaccacaatttctgccccaatttctttgcttggggacttttgaatttttttattttgatgggactgaaccgtgaggctgcctacgtatccttagaatgaatcaggtcgaatgtagttcatgtcataggaattgctttgttgttgcttttctcttttctttttctctcttttccttttcttttctatttcttttctttttctttctcttttttcttttcttttttttatttttcttttctctttcttttcgctcttttccattcttttccTCGTTTTCTTCTTTGCTTACCTTTTGTGTTCGTGTTCCTGAATTTCGCTACCGAttctaaaagaggggtatgaaaggaaataaataaggctcaaaggggtatcaaaggataaagtgtttagatagtagaataaaatgccttcgtcattccaatcttcaaaatatgccaagtacaaacaacaattaaaacaaaccaaagaaatcatacataatatcttttaactgcgtcagaattgatagccatgccTATATATTTGCCTTCTATGTTTGTTAAATATAAaacaccattagacaacactcttgttacaatgaacgatccctgccaatttggggcgaacttgccttttgcttcagcctgatgtggaaggatgcgtttcaatacctgctgacccacttcaaatttctgtagacacaccttcttgttatatgctgttgtcattctcttttgatacaactggccatgacacactgttgCCAATTTgttttcatcaatcaaactcaattgctccagacgggttttgacccactcatcgttATCAATTttggcttcagcaacaatccgaagggatgggatttctaCCTCCGCGGGTATTACTGCttctgtgccatataccaacaaataaggagttgcacctactaaagtgcgaatagtagtgtgataacccaacaacgcaaagggcaacttttcatgccatttcctggaaccttgcaccattttccgaagtatcttcttcatatttttgttggctgcctcgactgctccattcgccttggggcggtatggggtggaatttcgatgtgtaatcttaaactgttgacatacttctttcatcagatgactattaagattggcaccattatctgtgatgatcacctttggggttataaaccgacaaatgatgtttgaataaacaaaattgaccactgtattcttggtcacagatttgaaagttttagcttcaacccacttagtgaattagtcaatggccaccagaatgaacctgtgtctaTTAGAtattgctggctcaattggtctgatgacatccataccccaagtaacaaagggccatggtgcggacattatGTGCAATTCAaacggcggagaatgaatcaaatctctgtgtacctggcattgatgacacttgcacataaaactgatgcaatctcgctccatggtgagccaataataacctgctcagagaattttctttgccagaacataaccactcatatgcggtctgcagactccggaatgcacttcggtcatgatagtcgtggcttgtCTAGCATTTATGCATCTCAGTAGTctaagatctggagttcttttgtacaaaattcctccactgaagaaaaatccgcttgccaaatgtcgaattgttctcttctgatctcctatggcttgtactggatacactcCCGACatgatgtactccctgatatcgTGGAACTAAGGCTCACCGTCAAGTTCCTCATCCACCATGTTAAAGTAAACGTgatgatcacggacctgaatatgcaaagggtcaacataagccttatctagatGATGCAACATCAacgctagagtagccaaagcgttagcaacctcattgtggatcATAGGAATAtgtctgaactctactgatctgaaTTGCTGACAGAGATCCTGCAGATATTTCCGATACGGTATGAATTCCAAATCTCGGGTCTCcaattctccctgaatctggtgtactAACAGATCTGAGTCTCCCAAAACTAGCACTTCTTGGACTCCCatgtccacagctaacctcaaacccaaaatacaCACTTTATACTCGGCTAtgttggtgcaatagaaacgAAACTGAGCAGTGACAGGGTAGTGATGCTCTATCTTAGAAATGagtacagctcctatcccaatgcctttcatgttagcagccccatcaaagaagatTTTCCAACCGGGATTTTCTTCCTTATCAACCttatcaatgtgcatcacctcttcatcaggaaaataagtcttcaaaggttcatattcttcttCCACCGAGTTCTCGGccaaagcttgggctttcatcgccatccaagtcacatatacgatgtcaaactccgtgaccaaaatctgccattttgtgAGCCTTCTTGTGGGCATAGGCttatgaaagatatacttcagggGATCCATGTGAGAGATAAGGTACgtggtgtaggatgacaaataatgcttcagcttctgtactacccaagtcagggcacaacatgtcctctcaaggggagtatacttaacctcataagatgtgaacttcttgctgagataatagatggcctgctctttcctgccagtgatgttatgttgacccaacacacaaccaaatgagttaTCCAATACtatcaaataaagaatcaaagctCTTCcgagttctggcgggaccaacacaggtgggttcgacaaatactctttgatcttatcaaatgcttcttggcactcgtcagtccacttgacagcaacatccttctttagcaacttaaatatgggctcacaagttgtcgtgagctgagcaataaacctgcttaTGTAGTTCAGCCTCCAtagcagactcatcacctcggtcttgttggAGTCTCtgaaaaaactttctcaaatctctgacgtggtcagactgcttcctggactttatgatcacatcatccacgtaaacattgatctccctgtgtatcatgtcatgaaatatggttttcattgccctcatgtaagttgccccaacattttttaaaccgaatggcatgacccagtagcaatatgttccctaagacgtgatgaatgccgtcttttctgcatctttctcatccatcaaaatctgatgataccctgcatagcagtccacaaaagacccaatccaTGCTtagcacaattatcaatcaaaatgtggatattcgGTAGTGGGAAATTGTCCTTTCGACTGGCTTTGTTAAGGTCacggtaatcaatacacaccctggtcttaccatctttctttggcacaggcacaacattggctaaccacatGGGATatcgcgtgactcgaatgacctttgcatcaagctaCTTCAtgacttcctctttaatcttcacactcatgtcagttttgaactttctcacttttgcttgatgggagggaatgctggattgATTGGCAATTTATGGAGCACCAGATCAGtactcaagcctggcatgtcatcatacgaccatgcaaaaatatccttatactcgaacaatgctttaattatttcttccctgatttgcggttcaagatggacacttaccttagtttctctaacattatctgggtcccctagatTGATTGCTTCCGTTTCATTCAGATTAGGtttaggtttttcttcaaaatgacttagttccttactaatctcttcaaaggcctcatcctcatcatattctgattcgtcatcacactatatttcttggattattatttcagaattagattaacttttaagactaggtcgaggattcctcatgcatgtcatgtcattgaaaccagcataaacagaactgtacaaagaagaaaagaaaacaaaaataaaactgttAGGAGTTAtggaaagggaaattgtatttcattaaaaataaaggataacagggtttgtacatcaacaagcgaaaaataaaaatttgggtcacaaccctggaatgacccaaatagaaaggaaaacaaaacaaactaccaagactccttccgggtagggagaggagtagccttccaattgttaaacTTTACATTAGGCCTGACGAACTGCACGtccgctttgctagaaccttctccaacttccaccatgttcacatcatcaaacaacctctagaacctttcaattaactcttcatcaatgtcaaccacaaAACTTGGAATTGTTGTCACTGGGCATTTCCTGGCACtgggcttgacaaaagacctggagagacgCGGGATAAGCTTTGGAAGTGCCCACGCCTTTTGTTTCAACCTTTTAGCCTTTTCACATCTGTTGCggtaggtttgaatccaagaccgaacATGCCTAAGTTTTCAGGGAGGGACACTGGCTATATGATACCCTGCAAGGATGCACCCAGACTTttacttggctcaaagccattttttagcattttagaGGCCACCATGTTGGATGTAGAGGCTATCTTTGGAGTCTAAACACATTTCCTTTCTAGAACATTCTCGACTGGCAttatttcaaaaacttgatagacccaaggccctttgtcatcttcagcctCAATAAACGGGATGGAGGCATAactgtgagcacacaaattcTCCTCACCATGCATGATAATCTCCTGTGTATCCCACttgaacttgaccatctggtgcaaaGTAGACGgaactgctttggcggcatgaatccacggtcgacctaACTGCAAATTGTAAGAGACGGCTACGTCCAGTACctagaactccatggtgaattccaccattcctattgtcaattcaagcactatatcaccaaccgAGTCTTTCCCTCtaccatcaaaacctcggacgcatatgttatttttgtgaatcctttcatcatcaactttcaacttgttcagagtagagatagggcagatgtttgcacgggaaccattgtcaactaatacccTGGTGACTACAGAATCTTCATATTTCACTGTAagatagagagctttattgtgttcaataccttccacaggtaattcgtcatcagagaaggtgatactgttcacctcaaaaattttgttggcgatcttctccagatggttcactaaaATTTTGTCAGGGACATTACCTTCGTTTagaattttcatcagggcccgacgatgctcatctgagtggatcaacaatgatagcaaggAAATCGAGCGGGCGTCTTTCTCAGCTGCTCCACGATGGAGTAATCTTTtactttcattttcctcagaaACTCCTCCACTTCCTCCTCAGTCACTGTTTTCTTTACTAGAACTGGATTTTCTCTGGATgctttagctttccttaactcttctggggcaaagcatctccccaaacgagttaatccctgggcctcattgacttcttctttcacttcctttcccttataggtcattatcactcgttcatagttccatgggatagccTTGGTGTTGACTACCGGCAACTGGGTTACATGCTTGATGATGATAGGGTCCgtacgggcaccctctacaattatgataggcttgtttgccactcctagaacgaccacttttgacttttcttgttttGCTATAACATCACTTGGGGATCTTTCCttaactaccacagatggttcaccgCTTGTCgtgctcaacttgttcactgatccttccACCGTTGGCTTTTTGACTGGCTTGACTTCACTAAACCGAATCATCATAACAaattgtgaaggcttcttgggctcccccccCCCTgtgtactatctcgatcatgtttgtttcctcatgggttggcaatgggttctgattgatgttgggtgcctctggagtttggacttcaatccagtttgtgtcaatgagctcctggatggcatttttcaagtgccagcacttctctgtatcatgccacagagtaccagaacaatattcacagctcgcagagtaatcaagattctttggatgAGGGTTTGGTAATTTtaactcaattggcctcagcatatccaactgcctcaatctatggAATAAACTAGTATAAGACTTCCCCAATGGGATGAAAATTTTCTTCCGCTGCAACCTCTCGTTTTTGAATGTtggattgggccgaaaacctaaGCCgacagggtttcggtaggctcgtgggggtaggtaagcattttgtggagctggttAGGTGTTATGTGGGGCTGGGGCACGCCATTGGGAGTAAGCGGAGGTTGAGTATATAtctgggcatggtggacagaaatatGAGGGTCTGGTGATGTAAAGTAATGCTGGGATGGATTATAtggggtttgggtgtaggttcGGTGATGGGGTCGAAGCTGAGTATAGTGGTGTGATGGGCTCCtaggtccaaaccatgatcctgaatcaactgttgccacatcttctttcttcttctttccgatcaCTCTTCCTGTACCattctgaatggcttgggtagttgctttgatagccgagtaactcatgattttgcttgatttaagcccttcttccaccatgccacccatcttcactacctcgttgaaagacttgcctatggccgatatcagatggccaaagtaagtaggctccagagcctgcagaaagtactccaccatttcgcTTTCCTCCATCGGAGGGTTGactcttgccgcttgttctctccagcgaaaaTCATATtttctgaaactttcactaggcttcttctcaattttAGTCAACGACAaacgatctggaacaatctcgttgttgtattggaagtgacgagcgaatgcttgtgccaaatcatcctaGGTATACCATCTGCTATGATcttgacgagtgtaccactccaaggCTGCGCCACTTagactctggctaaagtatgccatcaatagCTGATCTTTCCCActggctcctctcattttactgcaaaatCCCCTTAAATGGGCTACTGGTCCCCCATGCCcgtcatacaaattaaacttcgGCATCTTAAACCCCACAGGAAACTGAACATCGGGGAAtagacacaaatctttgtaggctacgctcacctggcctcccaatccctgcatgtttctgaacGACTGTTCCAAGCTTCTAACCTTTCTGAATATCTCCTCCTGTTCTGGGTTCTTAAGGGGTTTCTCAGTCTCAACTGAGAGGtcgaaacgaggagtgtaggagtaatgttctggggccttgaaagtaggcttcTGGGGATAGTATTTgttatcttgggtctggaataagggctcactggaggatcgatggagtgtagcgggtgggggtgccacaaaaataggggtggctggtggaggggGGTATGGGACTGGTTCGGGTGGTGGTACTTGTagggtttgggaagtggtgccttggtagtggtggtaagTGGGAAATCCTGGAGATGAATCAatagtgggaggttcttgggattgatcCAGCGGTGGGACGAAAGCAGGGTTGGTGGGGTAtaatggtggtggatgccctttcacccAAGCCTGGTATATCTTTGCCatctggtgtttcaacttatataactcctctttcagattaacatcagactcttccccctcccttgttgggtcaataacacttgcatccagttcttggccAGCCATGAGCAACTTGTCTTtagacctggtgttgtacgggtgagttgcccgaatgccaaacaaactaaccacctacctggactTGATGACAACAAGCAAAGTCgttagcgattagagcttaaAAGATAGGTAATTGtgcgttggggatgcaatgcacctaagcagttaaccatttctattatgcatttgaacgGCCGCTTGCGTCATCCAGGCTTCCACTAACTTCCATtgcaatttctctttttttttcttttactcctgcttttctttgcttgattctCACTTTTGCTCTCTTATTTTCTCATTTTGACTCTCTTgtttttcataatttttcttgttttcctctttctttttcatttcatggtttgattgaatcctatggggattgcctacgtatcacgacgccgcaTGAATTAAACTAAGCGTAGTTCTGGGAACATGTgcgaaataaataataataataataataaaaacattttttggggttttcaaatttcataaaataaaataaagtaaaacatctcgATTACGATAACTTCCCCTGCAGATTCAAACATAAAGACTAACAGACTCGATGAGTGGACTGACAACttcaaaagaaaactgaaaatataGACTCGAACTGAACTACCAAACTgacaatacagactcgaaaatgaaCTAGAAAAAATAGACTCAAACAAATAAAGTCAAGAATACATTTGTGCTTCAACGGCTGCTCTAGTTGGCCTTGCTGCGGGCCTTTGCGCCATGTCTTCTTGGAGGCGAAACAAGTCATCCATGATTTGTCagacaaaaatcataactgaagcgaagaacatggacctggtcatgtcttcacactctTTGCatttcatcacaatgtagtccgcAATCCTTCTAACCCTTTCCCTGATAATACCCTTCTCCTGTAACAATCATCCGATTTGCTGAGATCTGGCATCCAAAACTTGTTCAGCTGTGTGATTTGCTCTCGAAGCTGCTGCAGGTCTTTCTCTAGCTGTGACATCAGGGCATAGCAGTGTTCCCTTTCTGCTTTGAAGTCCTTTGCCTGCTTGGCCATTTTATTTTCAAGGACATTGACCTTTTTCTTTATACTCACTATTCCTTTGTCATACTTCTCCTTCAGTTTCCGAACAAAGCTGGCCCGTCCCTCCGCATTCTTAGCTAACTTAGCTTGGGCATTTTATAGCTCTGCTTCAGTCTTATGCAAATCCTCCTCAGAGTCACGTACTTTCTGTGTAAGGTTGTAaatgagcttttcatcttttctgcTCCTACCCGGGTTCTCAACTGCTATTCTCATTTTTCGAACTTGAGCTTGGAGAGCTTCATTCTCTTGGGCCAACTTTCTTCTTTcaccttcggcttcttgtgcttggaGATCATTGTTGAATTCCATGTTTCTCAGCTTCTTTTTCAAGGCGTGAATCTCGGCTTGatatttcttctccttttctcccatgccaacctttcttggattttgtcgtcaaaagcttgaacatgaggTCTCTTGGCAGGCCTCTCGGGCTTTGGCTCGTTGTTTACACAAGACCTTCTCTAAAATCATGCGGCATAATTTGGATCCACTTCCCCCTTTGCAacatctggtacctgggtgccatttttcaAATACTGGCAACCATTCCAATCCTGTTGAACCGGAGCTTCGGGCAATGCAGCTTTTGGATGTAGCTCAATGACCTGGGTGGTTAAATATTCATCTTCCGGCACCACCTAATATCTCCCTAACTGCCTTAATACCCTTTGCAGTGCATATGGCTAGATACTCCTCACACCCATCAACCTCAGGTAACCCTTGGTAGCTATCATGTATATGGCTTCTATCATTGGGAGCCATCcaatagtccactcgacctgacttgCATTGAGAGCTTTCAAGTGGGAGACCcaggcttcaaacccttctggcacATTGTAGTCCTTTACCCTTTCCTCATAACTTGTAATGAAGTCATCCGGGCttgaaccataactcatgaatttggggtggtggcgaagatgctcgatcaaccatATTTGTAGAAGGATattgcaaccttcaaagaatTGAGCCCCAACTTTGCATAATGTCAATGCTCTATAAATATCTGCCAGTACTAACGGGACAAGTGTATGATcgtccttggtagtgaggatttttGCAATACTGACCATACGAGTATCCACTGTCCCTTCCTcgtttggaaaaaccatgatctcCAAAAACGCCACAATAAAAGCGAACcggcgatgaatttgccaaaggcccttatcTTGTTTGTTGCTCAAACCCTTTTCATGCATTTCGAACCCAGCTGAGTGCCTGAAACTGAAGTACAAGAAGTGGAAAGAGCAACACCATTTGCTTACATGTGCCTTCTTCATCTGTTTactgatattcaggaggtcaaagaacttgtgcaccgaagGAGCCCTAGAAAATATAAGTTGCTACTTCCTCAAATACCGACCAAACTCAATATACCtggctatttcttccaaagtaggggtgatctcaaagtcCGACAAGCGAAaaacattgtggacaggatcccaaa
Coding sequences:
- the LOC138872981 gene encoding uncharacterized protein, with the translated sequence MAGQELDASVIDPTREGEESDVNLKEELYKLKHQMAKIYQAWVKGHPPPLYPTNPAFVPPLDQSQEPPTIDSSPGFPTYHHYQGTTSQTLQVPPPEPVPYPPPPATPIFVAPPPATLHRSSSEPLFQTQDNKYYPQKPTFKAPEHYSYTPRFDLSVETEKPLKNPEQEEIFRKVRSLEQSFRNMQGLGGQVSVAYKDLCLFPDVQFPVGFKMPKFNLYDGHGGPVAHLRGFCSKMRGASGKDQLLMAYFSQSLSGAALEWYTRQDHSRWYT